In Aquila chrysaetos chrysaetos chromosome 2, bAquChr1.4, whole genome shotgun sequence, the following are encoded in one genomic region:
- the SOCS4 gene encoding suppressor of cytokine signaling 4: MAENKDSNIKNADVRPKSSRSRSADRKDGYVWSGKKLSWSKKSEHCSDTETASAAGRSGTNLRSQERKYSCSSIELDLDHSCGHRFLGRSLKQKLQDAVGQCFPIKNCSSRHTSGLPSKRKIHISELMLDKCPFPPRSELAFRWHLIKRHTAPISPKAEDWIIADLSQHEEREDQLRDDEIANGGMDSPSQSCDFTDSGSSRGDSRSELVTGKVVRSSKDESDMDSDDEVITLCTSSRKRNKPKWETDDELLRMETPPKYHTQIDYVHCLVPDLLQINNNPCYWGVMDKYAAEALLEGKPEGTFLLRDSAQEDYLFSVSFRRYSRSLHARIEQWNHNFSFDAHDPCVFHSPDITGLLEHYKDPSSCMFFEPLLSTPLNRTFPFSLQHICRTVICNCTTYDGIDALPIPPSVKLYLKEYHYKSKVRVLRIDVPEQQS, translated from the coding sequence ATGGCGGAAAATAAGGACAGTAATATTAAAAACGCAGATGTGAGACCCAAAAGCAGCCGGAGCAGAAGCGCAGACAGAAAGGATGGTTACGTCTGGAGTGGAAAGAAGCTCTCCTGGTCAAAAAAGAGTGAGCATTGTTCTGACACTGAAACAGCAAGTGCTGCAGGAAGATCAGGGACTAATTTAAGGAGCCAAGAGAGGAAGTATAGCTGTTCGTCTATCGAGCTGGATCTAGACCATTCGTGCGGTCACAGGTTTTTAGGCCGCTCTCTCAAACAGAAGCTGCAAGATGCTGTGGGTCAGTGCTTTCCCATAAAGAATTGTAGCAGCCGGCACACCTCAGGACTgccatcaaaaagaaaaattcatatCAGTGAGTTAATGCTAGATAAGTGTCCTTTCCCTCCACGCTCGGAGCTAGCTTTTCGGTGGCACTTGATCAAAAGACACACAGCCCCTATAAGCCCAAAAGCGGAGGACTGGATAATTGCTGACTTATCCCAGCATGAGGAAAGGGAGGATCAGCTGCGAGACGATGAGATTGCCAACGGGGGAATGGACTCTCCCTCCCAGTCCTGCGACTTCACTGACAGCGGTTCCTCTAGGGGTGATTCGAGGTCTGAGTTGGTTACAGGTAAGGTGGTAAGGAGCAGTAAAGATGAGAGCGATATGGACTCTGACGATGAAGTTATAACACTGTGCACAAGttctagaaaaagaaacaagcccAAATGGGAAACGGATGATGAGCTGCTACGGATGGAAACACCTCCGAAATACCATACGCAGATTGATTATGTCCACTGCCTAGTCCCAGACCTCCTCCAGATCAATAACAATCCCTGCTACTGGGGAGTCATGGATAAATATGCAGCTGAGGCGCTGCTAGAAGGAAAGCCAGAGGGAACATTTTTGTTACGAGATTCTGCCCAAGAAGactatttgttttctgtgagctTCAGGCGCTACAGTCGTTCCCTCCACGCGCGAATAGAGCAGTGGAATCACAACTTCAGCTTTGATGCCCATGATCCTTGCGTCTTCCATTCTCCTGACATCACGGGACTCCTAGAGCACTACAAAGATCCAAGTTCCTGTATGTTCTTTGAACCACTTTTATCCACTCCGCTAAACaggacttttcctttttctcttcaacaTATATGTAGAACGGTTATTTGTAACTGTACAACTTATGATGGTATTGATGCACTTCCCATTCCTCCATCGGTGAAGCTGTATCTGAAGGAATATCATTATAAGTCGAAAGTTAGAGTACTCAGGATTGATGTACCAGAGCAGCAAagctag